The Acetomicrobium flavidum genome window below encodes:
- a CDS encoding 2-oxoacid:acceptor oxidoreductase family protein, translating to MKRDIFVIGVGGQGIGLLSETIIRAANYAGLPVKGVDTHGLAQRGGMVTSHIRIGDGAFSPLIMPGQADMVLALEIHEALRGLSSHLKDGGILVYYNVSLQPLNVRLGRERPVTCEDITRECKRRSIKEYSVTAKVPDPRMQNMTILATLARENLIPTIDVKHYEMALEDLLSGKVLESNLALFRSLL from the coding sequence ATGAAACGGGACATCTTTGTGATCGGCGTGGGGGGCCAAGGTATAGGTCTGCTAAGCGAAACAATAATACGGGCTGCAAATTACGCGGGCTTGCCGGTAAAAGGGGTAGATACACACGGATTGGCTCAACGAGGGGGCATGGTTACATCGCATATTAGAATAGGAGATGGGGCTTTTTCGCCTCTGATCATGCCTGGACAGGCGGATATGGTTTTGGCCTTGGAGATACACGAAGCCTTAAGAGGGTTAAGCAGCCACCTTAAGGATGGTGGTATACTGGTTTACTACAATGTATCATTACAACCTCTAAACGTTCGCCTTGGCAGGGAAAGGCCTGTAACATGCGAAGATATAACCAGGGAATGCAAAAGACGCTCCATCAAAGAATACTCAGTGACGGCAAAGGTGCCCGATCCGCGAATGCAGAACATGACGATACTTGCCACCCTCGCAAGGGAAAACCTTATCCCTACGATTGACGTAAAGCACTACGAAATGGCCTTAGAAGACCTTTTATCCGGGAAAGTGCTTGAGTCAAACCTTGCTCTTTTTAGGTCTCTTCTATGA
- a CDS encoding thiamine pyrophosphate-dependent enzyme — protein sequence MALKDMGEMLLREEPFSEIVMGDTAIVRAMVEAGVRVASSYPGSPTPEIAEAIASIPHERRPFYFEFSTNEKVALEVAFGGSINGHLSCCFFKSVGLNVAADSFVQLSMMNLLGGMVIVLGDDPGANSSQNEQDNRHLARLAYVPVFEPASPKESYEMFLEAAKLSKEHNMPVIVRLTTHVCHAKEKVRFGRWNPKPLDPTPRFDPKSDSYIPLTAATVYPMKRRALENVERLREYAEFSPFNLFVKNDNNRRGIITAGLPFLSLMDVLQFADEKPDILKLGMAYPLPRKLVADFLASHDEVKVLEELDNFIEVEVKSIAFDSGIKSRIIGKKDLEDWVGEYVPEKVYSVMKKTWPDMLPDMGFSPKGPMPSPRPPQLCPGCGHRSAFYAIIRALKDTDITVADIGCHTLGYLEPHEMGQVMLCMGHSTGTGSGLSLFNDERKVVAFIGDSTLFHAGLPGIINAVFNRHNMTLVIMENGTTAMTGHQDHPGSGKNFNGPTDAISIKKMLEGLGVKSIRVVDAYSQQKLTEAVREAVLEEGFSVVIASHPCMLKFTREQRRKGKLTKRQVSVDQEKCKRIYECVKAFACPSFQLKDDGSVEVSEELCIGDGSCVQTCPVKALRYED from the coding sequence ATGGCCTTGAAGGATATGGGAGAAATGCTTTTGAGGGAGGAACCCTTCAGCGAGATAGTTATGGGTGACACTGCCATAGTTAGAGCTATGGTGGAAGCTGGCGTTAGGGTAGCTTCATCCTATCCAGGATCTCCAACCCCTGAGATCGCTGAAGCAATAGCTTCCATTCCACACGAAAGACGCCCATTTTACTTTGAGTTTTCGACAAATGAGAAAGTTGCACTTGAAGTAGCGTTTGGCGGTAGCATAAATGGACATCTGTCTTGTTGCTTTTTTAAAAGCGTAGGGTTAAATGTCGCTGCCGACTCCTTCGTGCAATTGTCGATGATGAATCTTCTGGGGGGGATGGTAATAGTATTGGGCGACGACCCTGGTGCAAACTCCTCTCAAAACGAGCAGGACAACAGACATCTTGCTCGTTTGGCGTATGTGCCTGTTTTCGAACCTGCATCGCCCAAAGAGTCATACGAGATGTTTCTTGAGGCAGCAAAGTTGTCGAAAGAACATAACATGCCCGTCATAGTAAGGCTCACGACGCATGTATGCCACGCCAAGGAAAAGGTGCGGTTTGGTCGCTGGAATCCCAAACCTCTCGATCCCACGCCGCGATTTGATCCAAAATCCGATAGCTATATCCCTCTAACGGCAGCTACCGTGTACCCGATGAAACGAAGGGCGCTTGAAAATGTCGAAAGACTTCGAGAATACGCCGAATTTTCGCCTTTTAATTTGTTTGTTAAAAACGACAACAACAGGCGCGGAATAATAACGGCAGGACTTCCGTTTCTTTCTTTGATGGACGTCCTTCAATTTGCTGATGAAAAGCCGGACATCTTAAAGTTGGGCATGGCCTACCCCTTACCCCGAAAGCTAGTTGCCGACTTTTTAGCCTCTCACGATGAGGTCAAGGTTCTTGAAGAACTGGATAACTTCATAGAAGTTGAGGTAAAATCCATAGCCTTTGATTCAGGCATAAAAAGCAGGATCATCGGTAAAAAGGACCTGGAAGATTGGGTTGGCGAATACGTGCCGGAAAAGGTCTACAGTGTCATGAAAAAGACTTGGCCGGACATGCTTCCGGATATGGGCTTCTCGCCTAAAGGCCCTATGCCCTCGCCGAGACCCCCTCAGCTATGTCCTGGATGCGGGCATAGATCTGCATTTTACGCGATAATACGCGCCTTAAAAGATACCGACATAACAGTGGCAGATATAGGTTGTCACACTTTGGGCTACCTTGAACCTCACGAGATGGGGCAAGTTATGTTATGCATGGGACATTCCACAGGCACAGGGTCGGGGCTTTCGCTTTTTAACGATGAACGAAAGGTCGTGGCCTTTATAGGCGACTCCACCCTATTTCATGCAGGGCTACCAGGGATTATCAACGCAGTCTTTAACCGCCACAATATGACGCTGGTAATAATGGAAAATGGCACGACGGCAATGACGGGTCATCAAGATCATCCCGGATCGGGAAAGAATTTTAATGGTCCCACGGACGCAATCTCCATAAAGAAAATGCTCGAAGGCCTTGGGGTCAAGTCCATAAGGGTGGTCGATGCCTATTCACAACAAAAACTGACAGAGGCAGTCCGAGAGGCAGTATTAGAGGAAGGGTTTTCCGTCGTAATTGCCTCACATCCATGTATGCTCAAGTTCACGAGAGAACAACGCCGAAAGGGCAAATTGACAAAAAGACAGGTATCCGTTGATCAAGAAAAATGCAAGCGCATATATGAATGCGTAAAGGCCTTTGCATGCCCCAGTTTTCAGTTGAAAGATGACGGCTCGGTTGAGGTATCAGAAGAGTTGTGTATAGGAGATGGCTCTTGTGTTCAAACCTGTCCCGTAAAGGCCTTAAGGTACGAGGACTAG
- a CDS encoding GntR family transcriptional regulator — protein sequence MSELKFIEPISYDEFRPIRDLVLERLREAILNKKLKPGDRIVESELAQALNVSRTPVREALRVLEAEGLLKRAPRKGLFVKGIMIEDVVEIYSIRIALETLAVSKAVNSISLPEINRLKSLVEQMKEYTDSRQSEKLFSVCQEFNDILIRACRMPRLIKLVKVYMEYLEDFRAISMAKHERQVAALKEHEDILQAVIDRDPQKAERAVRKHLQGALESFLKEEGLYEEHEADKKVVK from the coding sequence ATGAGCGAACTGAAGTTTATCGAACCGATATCTTACGATGAATTCCGACCAATAAGGGATTTAGTGCTCGAACGTTTACGTGAAGCAATACTTAATAAAAAGTTAAAGCCAGGAGATCGTATAGTTGAATCTGAACTTGCTCAGGCACTAAACGTCAGCCGCACTCCGGTACGTGAAGCTTTGCGAGTTCTTGAAGCCGAAGGCCTTTTAAAGAGAGCGCCGAGGAAAGGTCTATTTGTTAAAGGCATTATGATTGAAGATGTAGTGGAAATTTATTCAATTCGTATTGCATTAGAAACGCTAGCCGTTTCAAAGGCCGTCAACTCCATAAGCTTGCCAGAGATAAACAGACTTAAATCTCTTGTCGAACAAATGAAAGAATATACGGATTCCAGGCAATCAGAGAAGCTTTTTTCAGTTTGCCAGGAGTTTAACGACATCCTGATTAGAGCTTGCAGAATGCCAAGGCTAATCAAACTTGTCAAAGTCTATATGGAATACTTGGAAGATTTTCGTGCCATCTCGATGGCAAAGCATGAAAGACAAGTAGCAGCTCTGAAAGAACATGAAGATATTTTGCAGGCTGTAATCGATAGAGATCCGCAAAAAGCCGAAAGAGCAGTTAGAAAGCATCTACAAGGGGCTTTAGAGTCTTTCTTGAAGGAAGAAGGGCTTTATGAAGAGCATGAAGCAGATAAAAAGGTGGTGAAATAG
- a CDS encoding acyclic terpene utilization AtuA family protein has protein sequence MDEIRVLTPNGMLGYGFPVKWFERALSMNPHVIAVDSGSTDSGPHKLATGVMTCSRAAYTKDISLLLDAVNEKKIPLFITSAGGAGTNDQVDIFLDIIRAISEERGYHFRIAAIYSEINKEIIKKKLRNNEIAPCGPASPLTEEEIDLATTIVAQMGVEPLLKVLNESEVDVVVAGRAYDPVSIAAIPINNGFDPGLAWHMGKIMECGALCAEPAGKVMFGIIRKDHFILEPGSLEERCTAWSVAAHTLYEKSHPYMLPGPGGTLDLSNAKFEQVDDRRVKVSGSKFIPSDKYTVKLEGAKRVGFRSIFIAGVRDPILIEHIDDVITQVTEDVKDYFKDISADQYKMIYHIYGKNGVMAEYEPMKDFKPLELCIILEVAASTQELATAICSRARTELLHCPYEGRIGTAGNIALPFTPLEIPLGEVCAFNVYHLMEIDNPANLFPVKYLEV, from the coding sequence ATGGATGAAATTCGTGTCCTTACGCCAAATGGAATGTTGGGTTATGGTTTTCCTGTTAAGTGGTTTGAGCGGGCTTTATCTATGAATCCTCACGTTATAGCAGTAGATTCTGGTTCTACAGACAGTGGTCCCCATAAACTTGCGACTGGTGTCATGACTTGTTCGAGAGCGGCTTATACTAAGGACATATCACTTCTTTTGGATGCTGTGAACGAAAAGAAAATTCCTCTTTTTATCACTTCAGCTGGTGGGGCCGGTACTAATGATCAAGTTGACATTTTTTTGGATATCATTAGGGCTATATCAGAAGAAAGAGGCTACCACTTCAGAATAGCGGCTATATATAGTGAAATAAATAAAGAAATCATAAAGAAAAAACTGAGAAACAACGAGATCGCTCCGTGTGGACCGGCTTCACCTCTTACAGAAGAGGAAATAGACTTGGCTACAACTATAGTAGCTCAAATGGGAGTAGAACCACTTTTAAAGGTGTTAAATGAAAGTGAAGTAGATGTTGTAGTTGCTGGTAGAGCCTACGACCCTGTTTCGATAGCAGCCATCCCTATTAATAATGGATTTGATCCGGGACTCGCCTGGCATATGGGGAAAATTATGGAGTGTGGAGCCCTTTGCGCTGAACCAGCAGGCAAAGTGATGTTTGGAATAATACGTAAAGATCACTTTATTCTAGAACCTGGCAGCCTTGAAGAGCGATGCACTGCATGGTCGGTGGCTGCGCATACTTTATATGAAAAATCTCACCCCTATATGTTGCCTGGTCCCGGTGGTACGTTAGACTTGTCTAATGCCAAGTTTGAACAGGTAGATGATCGAAGGGTTAAGGTATCTGGCAGTAAATTTATACCTTCTGATAAATATACAGTTAAACTAGAAGGAGCTAAAAGAGTTGGGTTTCGTTCGATATTTATTGCCGGGGTCAGAGACCCCATTTTAATAGAGCATATCGATGATGTTATAACTCAGGTTACTGAAGATGTAAAGGATTATTTCAAAGACATATCGGCTGATCAATATAAGATGATATATCACATATATGGCAAAAATGGGGTTATGGCCGAATATGAGCCCATGAAGGATTTCAAGCCTCTTGAATTATGCATTATTTTAGAGGTTGCTGCATCTACACAGGAATTGGCCACCGCAATATGCTCTAGGGCTAGGACGGAACTTTTACATTGTCCTTATGAAGGACGCATAGGTACAGCGGGCAACATAGCACTTCCATTTACACCTCTTGAGATCCCTTTAGGAGAAGTATGTGCTTTTAATGTTTATCATCTTATGGAGATTGATAATCCTGCAAATCTTTTTCCCGTCAAGTATTTGGAGGTGTAG